From the Rhinatrema bivittatum chromosome 3, aRhiBiv1.1, whole genome shotgun sequence genome, one window contains:
- the HLX gene encoding H2.0-like homeobox protein isoform X1, which produces MYTAGLAPFYASNFSLWSAYCTGSAGFPALESGKKPSFCIADILHCGADSEGLPGAPPALTTHLTVHPGPFQPAGGGGGGGSPLRPTPVAPEAQGGFTPRLSPYQHQRAPGMGSPQSPAVRAHLNCSAQQQLPAPSSKDLKFGIDRILSTEFDPKVKEGNTLRDLTSLITASRQTGVHVPHLQPSAGQFFASLESINEASSILGPLNTLPRSSVQQQLQDTFPGPYAVLTKDTIPQTYKRKRSWSRAVFSNLQRKGLEKRFEIQKYVTKPDRKQLAAMLGLTDAQVKVWFQNRRMKWRHSKEAQAQKDKEKEEPEKPGLAPAERGDLDAEPQSPSRSEGDSESSDSESLALTPSDSERTEGGESLQTSVIRSPSVCELAAPASLPCSEPPAPRCQTPL; this is translated from the exons ATGTATACGGCGGGACTGGCCCCGTTTTACGCCTCCAACTTCAGCCTCTGGTCGGCGTACTGCACGGGCTCGGCCGGCTTCCCGGCGCTGGAGAGCGGCAAGAAGCCTTCCTTCTGCATCGCGGACATCCTGCACTGCGGCGCCGATTCGGAGGGTTTGCCCGGGGCGCCCCCGGCTCTCACCACCCATCTGACCGTGCACCCCGGCCCGTTCCAGCCTGCTGGCGGAGGCGGAGGCGGCGGATCCCCCCTCAGACCCACCCCGGTGGCTCCCGAGGCTCAAGGAGGTTTTACCCCCCGGCTTTCCCCCTACCAGCACCAGAGAGCTCCGGGCATGGGCAGCCCCCAGAGCCCGGCGGTCAGGGCGCATCTGAACTGCTCGGCGCAGCAGCAGCTCCCAGCGCCCTCCAGCAAAGACCTCAAATTCGGGATTGATCGCATTTTATCGACCGAGTTTGATCCCAAAGTGAAGGAAGGCAACACTCTGAGAG ATCTGACCTCCTTAATAACTGCAAGCCGCCAAACGGGGGTTCATGTCCCCCACTTGCAGCCTTCGGCCGGCCAGTTCTTCGCGTCTCTAGAGTCCATTAATGAGGCCTCTTCCATTCTGGGTCCCCTAAACACACTCCCAAGGAGCTCAGTGCAGCAGCAGTTGCAGGACACATTTCCAG GTCCGTACGCAGTGCTAACGAAAGACACCATCCCGCAGACCTACAAGAGGAAGCGCTCCTGGTCCCGGGCCGTTTTCTCCAATCTGCAGAGGAAAGGCTTAGAGAAACGATTCGAAATCCAGAAATATGTCACCAAGCCCGACAGGAAGCAACTGGCGGCGATGCTGGGACTCACCGACGCGCAA GTGAAGGTCTGGTTCCAGAACCGGCGGATGAAGTGGAGGCACTCCAAGGAAGCGCAGGCCCAGAAGGACAAGGAGAAGGAAGAGCCCGAGAAGCCCGGCCTGGCCCCCGCGGAGCGGGGCGACCTGGACGCGGAGCCGCAGAGCCCGAGCAGGTCCGAGGGGGACAGTGAGAGCAGTGACTCGGAGTCCTTGGCCCTGACCCCGAGTGACAGTGAAAGGACTGAAGGCGGCGAGTCCCTCCAGACCAGCGTGATCAGATCCCCCTCCGTCTGCGAACTGGCCGCACCGGCCTCCTTGCCCTGCTCGGAGCCCCCGGCCCCCCGCTGCCAAACCCCTCTCTAA
- the HLX gene encoding H2.0-like homeobox protein isoform X2, with the protein MYTAGLAPFYASNFSLWSAYCTGSAGFPALESGKKPSFCIADILHCGADSEGLPGAPPALTTHLTVHPGPFQPAGGGGGGGSPLRPTPVAPEAQGGFTPRLSPYQHQRAPGMGSPQSPAVRAHLNCSAQQQLPAPSSKDLKFGIDRILSTEFDPKVKEGNTLRGPYAVLTKDTIPQTYKRKRSWSRAVFSNLQRKGLEKRFEIQKYVTKPDRKQLAAMLGLTDAQVKVWFQNRRMKWRHSKEAQAQKDKEKEEPEKPGLAPAERGDLDAEPQSPSRSEGDSESSDSESLALTPSDSERTEGGESLQTSVIRSPSVCELAAPASLPCSEPPAPRCQTPL; encoded by the exons ATGTATACGGCGGGACTGGCCCCGTTTTACGCCTCCAACTTCAGCCTCTGGTCGGCGTACTGCACGGGCTCGGCCGGCTTCCCGGCGCTGGAGAGCGGCAAGAAGCCTTCCTTCTGCATCGCGGACATCCTGCACTGCGGCGCCGATTCGGAGGGTTTGCCCGGGGCGCCCCCGGCTCTCACCACCCATCTGACCGTGCACCCCGGCCCGTTCCAGCCTGCTGGCGGAGGCGGAGGCGGCGGATCCCCCCTCAGACCCACCCCGGTGGCTCCCGAGGCTCAAGGAGGTTTTACCCCCCGGCTTTCCCCCTACCAGCACCAGAGAGCTCCGGGCATGGGCAGCCCCCAGAGCCCGGCGGTCAGGGCGCATCTGAACTGCTCGGCGCAGCAGCAGCTCCCAGCGCCCTCCAGCAAAGACCTCAAATTCGGGATTGATCGCATTTTATCGACCGAGTTTGATCCCAAAGTGAAGGAAGGCAACACTCTGAGAG GTCCGTACGCAGTGCTAACGAAAGACACCATCCCGCAGACCTACAAGAGGAAGCGCTCCTGGTCCCGGGCCGTTTTCTCCAATCTGCAGAGGAAAGGCTTAGAGAAACGATTCGAAATCCAGAAATATGTCACCAAGCCCGACAGGAAGCAACTGGCGGCGATGCTGGGACTCACCGACGCGCAA GTGAAGGTCTGGTTCCAGAACCGGCGGATGAAGTGGAGGCACTCCAAGGAAGCGCAGGCCCAGAAGGACAAGGAGAAGGAAGAGCCCGAGAAGCCCGGCCTGGCCCCCGCGGAGCGGGGCGACCTGGACGCGGAGCCGCAGAGCCCGAGCAGGTCCGAGGGGGACAGTGAGAGCAGTGACTCGGAGTCCTTGGCCCTGACCCCGAGTGACAGTGAAAGGACTGAAGGCGGCGAGTCCCTCCAGACCAGCGTGATCAGATCCCCCTCCGTCTGCGAACTGGCCGCACCGGCCTCCTTGCCCTGCTCGGAGCCCCCGGCCCCCCGCTGCCAAACCCCTCTCTAA